Genomic segment of Arachis hypogaea cultivar Tifrunner chromosome 16, arahy.Tifrunner.gnm2.J5K5, whole genome shotgun sequence:
AAACAAGCAAGCAGTGAAGATTATGGTCAACCACTTGATCAACCAGCAACTTTAATACAAGTCAAACAATTAACCATTAAACCTTTGACAATGTCACAGGTTGTTAAAAGCGAAAAATCATCAGTATCAACTAAGAGCTTATATGAAATTTCTACAGTTAATAGATATATATTATTACAATCATCTAATTTGTTCAAAACTAAACCATTATCTGAAGAACATCCTTACCATGAAAAACGTATACCTCTAAAAAAATGGCTTTAGAAAAAGAATGGTTTAAGATGGATAGAAGAACCCTTTTATAAAACAGTTTTTTCAAATACTTTTCATTACCCTCCGATAAATATCCAAAAAACCCGAACCTTTTATGAATTTATTCTAGTAGACACATGATCCATTGAATTAATTCACAATAAAGACCCAACCACAAAAGATATAATATACTCCAAAATTAAGATTATGAAAGTAATAACCCCATCAGAATGGGAAAGACCTCCATTTCATTGTGAAAGTTTTACTAAAAAATTTGAGCCGCAACACTATTTCTATTATGATTACAAGATGTCTGGTGGAACACCCTGTATCTTTTTCTAAATCCACACTCTTGGTTCATATAGTTCCTCAAAAAAATTTTCTACAGTTTTTTAAATGGTTATAAGTATAGTTTCAAGAGTTTGGACCAATAGAAGcaattttttcaaaaatgctAATATCACTTAtgaatatttcaaaaataaaacattatttttggatggATGTAAGTTGATTTTCTTCTTTCCCACTATGAAAATATGCTGGATAATGACCTGAGAATATGATTCCGCAGGATATGAAGACACTCTAAGCGTGCAATATTAAACTCGAAACATAAAAGTAAAATGGTGGAATAAATTTGACCTTAACCTAATTAGTAAAAGGACAATTGATAATTGGATGACTATATCCCAAAAAAGAGCAGAACCCCCAAGCCACAGTTTAGGGTTCAAAAAAATATCATACGAAAAAGAGACTTGCTTTTTAGcccataaaaaataaatgatggcTGCCCTTACAGCGGCCATCTCAGAAGAAGAGATCCATAAttctctaaaaataataaaagcagaaccaacagatgaagaagaaaaagttcAGTCCAGCCCAGAACTATATATACTAGATACCCAAGATCCAATAAACTATAttctaacaaattaaaatacgatacataaatgatattttttacgtcaggatttatttatttttttagatcatGCAACACCTACtcgtctaagctaatcaaagattcaatttgagaCATTCATGATTTTTTACttagggttgtgatgtgctaaaattaaaaacaataggAATTAATAAGGCTGAAaattggttaacaaaggtaaataAAAGGGTAAgaccatttgggtaagtgagctaaaataaaataatggcatcaatcatataaatgcattcatacacaaaataatagaaataaagaattaaacaagtcaaagatcacaattatagagagaaaaatacacaagaataaaatagtgGTTGAAATAATATAACCACacattaaagctcaaatctcacttggttgtgtgttctagctctaatCTATGTTCCACAATTatttttcaagcaagttcaataaaaagttCCAACTCAAATCAATGGGATGCCCTATAAAAAAATTGACTTGGAAATTTTTTACTTTGACCaaatttattatgtatatatgtatgatgTGGttggatgaaaataaaaaattctaagttcTTTTTCCTATTCTCTACCATTCCAAATTATCATGTACACCTAGAAAAATGAACTATGTCCTATTATCCACATTATCCAATCACAACTAAAAGCTAAAAATATATATGTACAAACTATattaaagagagaaaaatatgCTAAACTAGAATAGATATCTAAATAtatacaaactaaaataaaaaatgcaataactaaaagtaaaactagaaaGATAACTAGGTTATATACAAACCAATTGAATTAACTAAAAGTACTCAAAATAGCAAAATACTAGCAAATATccaaaaaacataataaaaaaatactgttaatgttgcaagtgtgagtaGTGTATgaaagttagtcccacatcaaagaaagtaaggaagagtgaggagtttgtAAGATGTGAGATCTATTAACTTACTactttaaggttttgagttggatgtggtgtcttctcatcttatgttctctcacttgattcctcctcGAAATCTTCCCGGTGgtcgagagctccccacggtGGCCCAACAAATACAAGTAtttggaagaaaaaatttttcacccaacAGTTGATTTACTCACTCCCCCTACACTTAAGCCTTGTACGGCAGTCAATATTATCACGGAGCTCTACTCatctccaccttcagctggtagatccTCATCTTCGCTTTGCTCTGAAGGAGTGTCCAGCTCCTCAATCATCGAGTCCCAGTCCCTATTCTCCTCCGCTCTGCTTTGAGGGAGTGTCCAGCTCCTCAATCATCGAGTCCTAGTCCCTATTCTGCACCGTGCAGTCAATATGATCACAGAGCTCTACTCATCTCCGCTCTGCTTCGAGGGAGTGTCTAGCTCCTCAATCATCGAATCCCAGTCCCTATTCTCCTCAATCATCGAGTCTCAGTCCCTATTCTGCATCTTGATATTCTCATAGCAATGTATCGGCTGAGAGGATGGTGGTGGTGGTACTGCTGGCTGCTATGGCTCAGGTGCTGGTGCTGATGAAGTGTCTGGTTGAGACTTGTACCAATCCCCATATGGTATTACTCTCTTATTCTAGACAATGGTAGGTCTCTCGTCAGCATCTTCCCACacaatcccagcctatagagcCAACTGGGTAATCAAGCATGGAAAAGCCAGGTTGCTAATGGTGTGAGCCCGTCCTATGTACTTTCTGATAAGTCTTGGAAGGTACAATTGTTTACCCTCCAAAATGCATCAAATGAGAATAGCCATGCCAGTCGTGATcttagtctcatgagtgctcAGCATGCAATAATTGGAGAGGATCTATTGCCAAAGGTGGGCCGCAATGGTTAAGTACTTGATGGCAATAGTAGTGGGCCCTGATTTTTGAGTACCGAACATCCACTGGCTACTAGGTTGAGTTATCGCACTCAAAACCTTGTCCCAGTCAAACTTCAACATTTTCTGATCCTCCTCCGCCTTCTCATATGCATCCTTTCTTCTAGGCTTAGGCGGAATCTGAAGGATCTCCTAGAGGATCTCCTTTGTTACCAAAACTTGCTTGCCTCAAAGATAAACTGCATCGAGGGTCCCGTGTAGTAGTTTGCATAGAATTTACGGACCCACGATGCATTTATCTCCACAAGCTCTCtgtcaaggaattccattccCACTTATCAATTCTATCATCAGTAAACTTCCTTAGATCGGTGAGTATCTGTAGCTTTCTCTCGACGTGGAGGATCCTCTTTTGAAACTCTAGAAACTTTAGTTCGGAGCAGCGGTTTGAGAACTTAAACGGGTCAATAAGAGGTGTTCTCTAATTCATCTTATCTCTCCCACTGACCGGTCTCTTATATTGTGGCTCATCCGCTGTTTCAGCGGTTTGCCTACTCATTTTCCCTTTATTTGGTCCAGTTACCTTCACTTTTCCTTCCCTTTTCTGTCGGTTATCCTGTAAAAGAGTCGAGGAAGAGGGAATGTGAAATGTAATCCTACAGAAATAAAGCAAAGGTATACATAAGCAACACTCAAGGGCACAGAAGCAATATTCTTAACTTAATGCTTAAACAAGAAAAATGGATTTAAATTACATGATAGTTATAACATATAATTCAAAGCATAAACAATACATATATGCATAAGCACAAACAATTGATGATGTATTAAATAAGaacaattttaaaacaaaacatgTTCAAACATCAATGCTTTTAAACATTAATATTACTAGATTGATATCAAAAAATGAAAAGTTCATGCTTATTGTAACCCAAccaattaaacataaataaaatgcaTTAAATGGATTATATTAGGTAAAGTATATCAAACTTGCAATAATAGGTAAAATACCTCAACCATACAAAATGCACAAATTTTGGTCAATTTAGAACCAATTTAAACTCCATCAATGCAAATAGGTAAAACAAGATGAGAATAAGCAATGAGTTTAAGAAGGTGACTAAAATGTTCAATAAAAAAAACTGAGGCAAATTTGCAAACAATCAAACATGTGGTATACAAAGTCATAGCAACATAAAATAGCATCAATATGGACCTTGCAACACCCATtcaccaaattcaacaacagtaatACCAAAAAATCAGCAGCCTTTAGTAGAAATGTATCAGAATAGCCGGCCAAAcaatccaaaaaatttaaaatgtaaacTCGAAAAAGCACATAATGACATCATGAAACATTACTAGCAATGCATAAGGCAAAAAGCAACTAATCAGCATAAATTAGCAGAGCAGCAATATGAATCAACAAAATAAGTATTAAAATAACAATTTCCTAacaaaacaacaataacaaacGAATCATCAAAACAGTTAAACATTGCTCAAATAAATTCAATAGCAAATTCTATCAATTCAGGTCAAAATAGTTAAATCGGTAGAAGCATGTTCCATCGTAGTATTTGTTCTCAGATTTTTCGAACCTTTTAAAGCTATTAATTTTCTTTGATTGAGTCTTCTGATTATTATCACTCATGACAATGGTATcatcttaggattttgattttgggTAGAATTGGGGAAAATATTGTTTctcattttcaaataaaaaagaaatggaGAAGTAaacatttttttcccttttatcaCGTTAGATTTCCGTCAGTCATATCACTAAATTTCGTTTAATAAAAAAGGTTTCCCTCATAGTTAGACAGATTTATAacgtttttaaatatttaaaaagtataattgtcattaataaaaattaagattattattatgaGCGTTCTGAAAATCAAGGACATAATTGATAATTTTTATTCAATTACTTATTAACACATAAGAATAAGACGTTAAAGATGTAGAGGTTTTACCGTTTTACAATTTATTGAGTAAGCCCACGTGACTACATCGATTTATGGCGAAACTATAAAAAAGATCACATGTGAATTGTAGCAGGATAAAAGGTTTCACCATTTGTTGATTAAGTGTACAGTGCAGTAAAGTGTATACAGTTTTATTTTTAAGAGAACAACTAGGAACCAAAAACATATCAGCCAAAAATCAGCCAAAATGTGTTTGGATTCCATAAAAAATTGGGTTTTGATTTGTGTTTCCTGATCTCAAGAACAGTtttcaaacagattattcaaaaAATGATTCTAATTAAacggttttgtttattttttggctAATCAGCTTTTGGTTCGATatacttttccatttttttatgatgagatttatttcatttttagatTATAGGAATAATTAAGGAGAAGAAAGGAGTATTAGGAGCTGTAAATGGCAAAAGAGAGAGTTGCAGATGTACATCGTAAGGGTCGCCAGCTAGGTACAAAAAGCGAAGATATCTTCCCGCTGTGTACCCCACACCCGTCGCATTCATATCCTCCAGATTGCGTCTGCACCTTCCCATGCTTATCATGTGCACTTTCATCATAATCAATTCTATATCCCCACTATTCTACTCTATTCTTTACTACTACACtatactctctctctcttacaACACCCAACCTCTCACTTCTCTTCCCTAATTCAGTAATTCCCTTCTCCAaacctctctttcttttctcattttaGTCCTTCTATAGTTCTATATTCTCTTTGATCATCAAAACGGTACCTAATATTCCAAAACGCAGAGAGCATCATCGTGATGATGTTGTTACCGTGCGACTACTGCGACTCCAAAACGGCAGTTCTCTTTTGCCGCGCCGACTCTGCCAAGCTCTGCATCTCATGTGACCAGCACGTGCACTCCGCCAACGCCCTCTCACTCAAGCACGTGCGCTCTCAGATTTGCGATAACTGCCGCAACGAACCTGCCGCCGTGCGATGCGCCACCGACAATCTCGTCCTCTGCAACGACTGCGACTCCGACGCACACAACAGTTCCTCCGTCGCCATCTCCCTCCACGCCCGCCACCGCCTCCATGGCTTCTCCGGCTGTCCCCCCGCCCTCGAAATCGCCGCCGCCTTAGGGATCGAGCTCAAGTTCAACTCCAACTGCAACGGCGGCTCCGGTAACACATCTGGATTCGACGAGATTAAAGGTCCGGTTGTGCCGATCGTGAAGGACAAGGTGTATGAGCAGGTGCTGGAGATGGCGAGAAGGAACGGCACGGCGGCGGATCGAAACGAAGAAGTTGAAGCTGGATTGTGCCCTGATACGCCGCCGTGCGTTCAGGGTGCTGAGGAGAAGGGTGAATTGAATACTTGTAACAGTTTTAGTAACAATAAGAGGAGTGCGAATCGTAACAACAATAACAAGAATAACGATGATGAGTTGTTGATGGAACAAACGCCGTTCACTTCTTTGTTGATGCTGCCTTCTGATGGCGGAAGCGTGAAGAGAAATGATTGCGGCAGTGAAGGGGATCTTCTCTGGAATAATTGCAATCCTGCGTATCAGCCTCCTCAGGTTtcgatttctttctttctttctttcttttagagtATATGAATCATGTTATCAGATTTTGGTGTCAAAGAATAACAAAAAACGTATAGGGAAGGGTAATTCAGGATTAAGAATGAAGGTCGAATCAGTCAATTTGAAGTTGAAAGATCAATTTGTTCTGTTAATAACTACTTTAAGATTCGGTTCGCGTGCCTGATTCCATTGTTTTATAGAATTTCAAgcttttgtattattattattaaattaaatttaattatttgtttttgaaggtTTGGTTATAACTGGGGGGGAAAAAATTaatgggtaatgatggcttcaAGCTGCAAGGCTGGATGGATAGAGTTGACAAAATAGAGATCTGGGTTTATAGCCTTTTCTGTATTTGAGACGTGTCATAGTGCCTTAGTGTGTATTTAGGATGAGTGTTTGTATTAATATGAAATAACATGACGAACTAGTTTATTAGTCTGTTTCAAAATTATTAGTGTTAGAGTTTCAGTTTACTTTAATTTTGAATGGGTGGGTTTTCTTAGTCAATCTTGATTACTTGGACAACTAGGCCTGCTAACCTTTCGTTGTCATTTACTTTGATACTTTTCTAAATGATCGTTTCGTTCAAGCTTAAATTTTATTTAGTCAATGGTCACCCCAATGATTGCCAAAATAGGTAGTTGATTGTAGGGTTTCCTTTACATGATGATATTTAAGCTTGAAATTTGACAACAAAGTTTCTTGATCAAGTCCCTTTATACTTTTaccatcatgcattttcattatGCTAACTATCTCAAAGCTTCTTTATGCTTCAACTTGAGGTAAAAAATTATAGGTAAGAATAGCCTTAAGCTCTTTGTAAAACTGTAAATCTGTAAATCTGATCTGCAAATCATTGAAAGTATACTCTTTCATTGCTTCTCTTTAATTGTATTTGAATTTTATGCCTTCCCCTTAAGTTAGGGGCATTTTTATATTTTGTGCTTATAATCAAACTTACTGTGGAGTACTATGTATTGGTGTGTGTAAACATGGAATGAATGGATTTTAGGGATGAAATATATGCTAATTAGTGCTATACATTACGTTTTCCCTCCCTGCAGGTATGGGATTTTCAGTTACAAAAATCAAGAGATTGCAGTGAAGCAGGAATGATGTCATTTGATAATCTAGATGAAGCTTCATTAGTGATTCCAAAAACATTGCAAGATGTGCACAATATCAACTCCTCAACAATTGATGATATTCTATCAAGAAATGTAAGTTATTATTTGCACTGAATGATTTTCATTTTATGCATAGTTTTATATTTGTCTTTACTCATGCGGGTTGCTAGAGGAGTCCACTGAATTGCGGTTTTTATGGAAATGCAATGAAATGACTTTGAACTGTAAAGACCTGCTGAGCTTCATTTGGTTGGGTTCACTAATGTGGAAGATGCTTGAGCTTGACCAAATACTGTATTGGTTCTTGTCTTCCTATACTGATGTATATGCTAGATTCTGAGATTTTGACTGAGTTTAATCATAATGAATCCAAATGTTGCaccaaattaaaattgaaaaagataaaataaaatcaacattGAAAGTGAAAGTTGCAGTACATGTGGGCTTATGGCTTTGAAATCTAAACACACTGACAAAATTGTGGGCCTTTAGAGCTTTCATTTGAAGTGTACCTACTCCAGAGTTCACATGGGGAGGGACAATGGAGGATGACATGATTTTATTGCTGTAGATGCACTGAAAGTCTTGCAAGTTGCATTGTGATGTTCCCTATTTTTAACCTATAAGCTATATACACTACAAGCACACACAACAGCAGATCGATTGTGATGTCACAAATTTAATTCTACTTCACTTTCTCAGCTTGAGATGGTACTTTAAAAATAGTCATGTAATGATAGTATTAATATGCTGTGACTCTGTAAACCCTATTCCAGATGGCAGTGTTTGGCTTGCAACTTTATTGATTTCATGAATTGGGAGCTGAAATTGAAGTGAGCTTGCTAACTAATCAATTTACATGAAACTTGGGCTTTTACCTGGTTTTTGTCATTCATTATTGCCCCATATATCGCCGAGAGAGAGTAAtgaatcaattatttttttttctttttatgaaaaattttcaGAATCAATCGGATCAGTCGTCTTCAAACCatgtgatg
This window contains:
- the LOC112755035 gene encoding zinc finger protein CONSTANS-LIKE 14, producing the protein MMLLPCDYCDSKTAVLFCRADSAKLCISCDQHVHSANALSLKHVRSQICDNCRNEPAAVRCATDNLVLCNDCDSDAHNSSSVAISLHARHRLHGFSGCPPALEIAAALGIELKFNSNCNGGSGNTSGFDEIKGPVVPIVKDKVYEQVLEMARRNGTAADRNEEVEAGLCPDTPPCVQGAEEKGELNTCNSFSNNKRSANRNNNNKNNDDELLMEQTPFTSLLMLPSDGGSVKRNDCGSEGDLLWNNCNPAYQPPQVWDFQLQKSRDCSEAGMMSFDNLDEASLVIPKTLQDVHNINSSTIDDILSRNNQSDQSSSNHVMKNEESNKKPRGGLSSESKLVEPITYSSTNNAAYMEHLVSGSENVSTIKDKVNFEELTKNRGDAMLRYKEKKKTRRYDKHIRYESRKARADTRKRVKGRFVKASDASDVQNEE